The following are encoded in a window of Methanomassiliicoccales archaeon genomic DNA:
- the gvpD gene encoding gas vesicle protein GvpD P-loop domain-containing protein, producing the protein MNSAAKSAFASDGILKRNSRLPSEILAFLAEKGGRSMILRGNAGTGKTTLALQLVEELRAEEKCFYLSTRVSDASLISQFPWLKEKILEGSIALYAAHHAKEGHGKTTSDENGSDRVTLESAGISEISKKHVVLKIGNDLEEVEILRDIINRYEKEKVLIIIDSIDALAQRYGKTCADLITTIQSDFVECRGVSVLFVLESADTQLDYLADGVVLLKLLDYRMRRIREIEIKKLRGFEIEHTHCLFSLSGGRVRTFGTAYYFDLSERIKWKSIKDSNGLISFGIGDMDRLLGGGVEKGSIVLIEFGYGIPTSVSLAIEKALVFNFVSQGRGVIWMPMRKASAETLRNRLSTSVGEVEFDEHVRIPEKATHINTLQKYLLPIEGESAAHDLSWQNLTYALQTSSMPLLSLMGFDTLESIYGDKVVDQLTDHLTAVRKNNAIFVGMAPSSASSLRRIADLATVHIRIDTIRGTVVVYGEKPFTACYGLEFEEKTEGSPISLVPIV; encoded by the coding sequence ATGAACAGCGCCGCCAAGTCGGCATTTGCGTCTGATGGAATCTTGAAAAGAAATTCCAGACTTCCTTCAGAAATACTCGCCTTTTTAGCAGAGAAAGGCGGTCGATCAATGATACTGCGAGGGAATGCTGGCACAGGCAAAACTACACTTGCTCTTCAATTAGTAGAAGAATTGAGAGCAGAGGAAAAATGCTTCTATCTTTCCACTCGAGTTTCCGATGCTTCTTTGATATCTCAATTTCCATGGCTTAAAGAGAAAATACTTGAGGGTAGCATAGCGCTCTATGCAGCGCATCATGCAAAAGAAGGACATGGAAAGACGACAAGTGACGAAAACGGGTCCGATAGAGTGACTCTTGAATCTGCCGGTATTTCCGAGATTTCAAAGAAGCATGTTGTTCTGAAGATTGGTAATGATCTCGAGGAAGTGGAAATTCTCCGTGACATAATTAATAGGTATGAAAAGGAAAAAGTCCTCATTATCATCGATAGCATTGATGCACTTGCACAAAGGTACGGGAAAACTTGTGCTGATTTGATTACAACAATTCAATCAGATTTTGTGGAATGCCGTGGCGTGAGTGTCCTGTTCGTGCTAGAAAGCGCTGACACTCAATTGGATTACCTCGCAGACGGTGTTGTGTTATTAAAATTGTTAGATTACCGAATGAGGAGAATCAGGGAGATCGAGATAAAGAAATTGAGGGGATTTGAGATAGAGCATACACACTGCCTATTTTCCCTTTCAGGAGGTCGAGTAAGGACTTTCGGCACAGCGTATTATTTTGACCTTTCAGAACGGATCAAGTGGAAATCGATTAAAGATTCGAATGGGCTCATATCTTTCGGCATAGGAGACATGGATCGGTTGCTTGGAGGTGGAGTTGAAAAAGGGTCAATCGTGCTTATTGAGTTTGGATACGGAATTCCGACGAGCGTGAGTTTGGCAATTGAAAAAGCTCTGGTATTTAACTTCGTTTCACAAGGTAGGGGGGTGATTTGGATGCCAATGCGGAAGGCGAGCGCTGAAACTCTGAGGAATCGATTATCCACTTCCGTTGGTGAAGTGGAATTTGATGAACACGTAAGGATTCCAGAAAAAGCCACTCATATAAACACTCTCCAGAAATACCTACTTCCCATCGAAGGTGAATCTGCAGCGCATGATCTTAGCTGGCAAAATCTCACCTATGCACTCCAAACATCATCTATGCCTTTATTGTCTCTAATGGGATTTGACACACTTGAATCAATTTACGGGGACAAAGTGGTTGATCAGCTGACTGATCATCTCACCGCAGTGAGAAAGAATAATGCCATCTTCGTTGGCATGGCACCCTCCTCAGCTTCATCTCTGAGACGCATAGCAGATTTAGCAACGGTACATATCAGAATCGATACAATCAGGGGAACAGTTGTTGTATATGGTGAGAAACCTTTTACAGCATGCTATGGCTTGGAATTCGAGGAAAAGACGGAAGGCAGTCCAATTTCCCTAGTTCCAATTGTGTGA
- a CDS encoding sugar phosphate nucleotidyltransferase: MKAVVLAAGEGTRLRPFTNSRPKPMLPVGNKPIMEYIIESLASNGIKDIIVVVGYKKEKIMSYFQDGMKFGVDIHYVHQEKQIGTSHALLCAKELLDDDFIVLAGDNIIDANSIGDLLKYHKIPSVLVTESDNPSKYGVVEIHNGKITGLIEKPAVAPGNLISTGIYLFSPDILKRIEREMNDGALGISNAMQKMLNEIEIFAVKTHGKWADVVYPWQIIEVNSAILKFKGQTTSGTIEDHVVIKGPVVVGAGTTIRSGTYINGPVLIGEGCEIGPNATILPASSIGKNVQIGSYTLISNSVIMDNVFIDSHSHISNSVIDEGTKASPSLMCISGKSFVRIGEEFHKLDNVGALIGQNAIIGSHVSIAPGIVVGAGVTIKDGVRVTENLENGCVVV; the protein is encoded by the coding sequence ATGAAAGCCGTTGTCTTAGCAGCTGGGGAGGGGACAAGACTCCGCCCATTTACAAACTCACGTCCGAAACCTATGCTGCCAGTTGGGAATAAACCTATTATGGAATACATTATTGAATCACTTGCTTCAAATGGCATTAAGGACATTATTGTCGTAGTTGGATATAAAAAAGAAAAAATCATGTCTTATTTCCAGGATGGGATGAAATTTGGTGTAGACATTCATTACGTTCATCAGGAGAAGCAAATAGGCACATCACATGCACTACTTTGCGCGAAAGAATTGCTCGATGATGATTTTATCGTTCTGGCTGGGGACAATATTATCGATGCTAACAGCATCGGAGATCTGCTCAAATATCACAAAATCCCATCAGTACTTGTTACTGAAAGCGATAATCCATCAAAATACGGAGTTGTTGAGATCCACAACGGTAAAATAACAGGTCTAATCGAAAAGCCCGCAGTTGCGCCTGGAAATTTGATAAGCACTGGCATATATCTATTCAGTCCTGATATTCTGAAAAGGATTGAGAGAGAAATGAATGACGGTGCCCTTGGCATTTCAAATGCAATGCAGAAGATGCTCAATGAAATTGAGATTTTTGCAGTAAAGACTCATGGAAAATGGGCAGATGTTGTTTATCCATGGCAAATAATTGAGGTTAATTCGGCAATTCTCAAATTCAAAGGACAGACAACGTCAGGGACGATTGAAGATCATGTCGTTATAAAGGGGCCAGTAGTTGTAGGCGCAGGCACAACAATTAGATCCGGAACCTATATTAACGGACCGGTTTTAATTGGAGAGGGTTGCGAAATTGGTCCAAATGCAACTATTTTACCAGCATCGAGTATTGGCAAAAACGTACAGATTGGATCTTACACCCTCATCAGCAATTCGGTCATAATGGATAATGTGTTCATTGATTCTCATTCTCATATATCGAATTCAGTCATCGATGAGGGGACAAAAGCATCACCAAGTCTCATGTGCATATCTGGTAAGTCCTTCGTCAGAATTGGCGAGGAGTTTCATAAATTAGACAATGTAGGTGCCCTGATAGGTCAAAACGCAATCATCGGATCTCATGTCTCAATAGCGCCGGGAATAGTCGTAGGTGCTGGCGTCACCATCAAAGACGGAGTGAGAGTTACTGAGAATCTTGAAAACGGCTGCGTAGTGGTCTGA
- a CDS encoding ATPase domain-containing protein, translating into MARFELPKNSSILMIGSPGIGLLEFNVGLAQKYLEKGEKVVFVTIDCLPSDLLSLLESFGVDPHDVLGTNLFIVDYHSSLLGGADIRSKCDDVAIRRVSDIEGIMFNLLGISEQVGTSLKVFVHSLSTLFLYNQANVVLKFFQISSSRIRSEVGMAVFTVHDGVHDDRTVNHLMAMADGVIELKFDEHLNRKMRIRHMRGQLTSSQWIPFEIKQLQDVSRITLLEWGQ; encoded by the coding sequence ATGGCGCGATTTGAGCTCCCCAAGAACTCGTCAATCCTTATGATAGGGAGTCCAGGCATCGGACTTCTGGAATTCAATGTAGGGCTAGCTCAGAAATATCTTGAAAAAGGGGAAAAAGTGGTGTTCGTGACAATCGACTGTCTTCCAAGCGACTTGTTGAGTCTTCTAGAATCCTTTGGCGTCGATCCGCATGACGTATTGGGGACAAATCTCTTCATCGTCGATTATCATTCGAGTCTCCTTGGTGGAGCAGATATTCGCTCTAAATGTGACGACGTGGCTATTCGGAGAGTTTCTGATATTGAAGGGATTATGTTCAACCTTCTGGGAATATCAGAACAGGTAGGTACATCTCTGAAAGTATTTGTCCACTCGTTATCTACGTTATTCCTTTACAATCAGGCAAATGTTGTTTTGAAGTTCTTCCAGATATCATCATCAAGGATACGATCTGAAGTCGGAATGGCTGTTTTCACCGTTCATGATGGAGTCCATGATGACAGGACAGTTAATCATCTAATGGCTATGGCCGATGGTGTAATTGAATTGAAATTTGACGAACATTTGAACAGAAAGATGAGGATTAGGCATATGCGAGGACAGCTCACATCATCGCAGTGGATACCTTTTGAAATCAAACAACTTCAAGATGTATCGAGAATCACACTTCTCGAATGGGGGCAATGA
- the cas4 gene encoding CRISPR-associated protein Cas4 has protein sequence MTFISASELEKFAYCPLSWWLSRGTDIPVPILEEGQKEHEILTEEVSKIVEHESKASVWERVVAWFAVTATILAISGALFRPLQNAEEWRGILGLLSIPWIIMGIVSFYRSAFAAEENIKLKYQQLTVLAAIIAMIIVINAVTILGIEPRIALIYEVLALVWLIAASVALYIYLKSINIASSKRNKQQIHGKILFVGTENTKSFRSERYGLSGKPNYVIEVDGESVPVEVKTGRTPRGPLFSHIIKIGAYCLLLEETGAKVTRGLLRYNDAEFEIDYDELLKNLVIEKLDEMKKIINEGIAHRNHRRINKCLSCSRRTICPEKLA, from the coding sequence ATGACCTTTATATCCGCCAGCGAGCTTGAAAAATTCGCATATTGTCCGCTGAGCTGGTGGCTTAGCCGGGGTACTGATATCCCAGTGCCCATCTTAGAAGAAGGTCAAAAAGAGCATGAGATTTTAACTGAGGAAGTCAGTAAAATAGTTGAGCACGAGTCAAAAGCAAGCGTCTGGGAGAGGGTAGTTGCTTGGTTTGCTGTAACAGCAACGATATTAGCCATAAGTGGTGCTCTATTTCGACCGCTGCAAAACGCGGAGGAATGGAGGGGGATACTCGGTCTTCTATCTATACCATGGATTATTATGGGCATAGTCTCGTTCTACCGTTCGGCGTTTGCTGCTGAAGAGAACATCAAGCTCAAGTATCAACAGCTTACGGTTTTGGCGGCTATCATCGCAATGATTATCGTCATAAATGCTGTGACGATACTAGGCATAGAGCCTAGAATTGCCTTGATTTATGAGGTGTTAGCGCTTGTTTGGCTCATTGCCGCGAGTGTAGCTCTTTACATCTATCTAAAGTCTATCAATATTGCATCTTCAAAGCGAAATAAGCAGCAGATTCATGGAAAAATACTCTTTGTTGGTACCGAGAACACCAAATCTTTCAGATCCGAAAGGTACGGTCTTTCCGGAAAACCGAATTATGTAATTGAAGTTGACGGCGAATCTGTGCCCGTCGAGGTCAAGACAGGTCGCACACCGCGCGGTCCGCTTTTTTCTCACATCATCAAAATCGGAGCCTACTGCCTCCTTTTGGAGGAAACTGGCGCAAAGGTTACGCGGGGTCTCCTGAGATACAATGACGCAGAATTTGAAATCGATTATGACGAATTATTGAAGAATCTAGTTATCGAGAAGCTTGATGAGATGAAAAAAATAATAAATGAGGGTATTGCGCACAGAAATCACAGAAGAATAAATAAGTGCCTTTCTTGCTCGAGAAGAACAATTTGTCCCGAAAAACTTGCCTGA
- the glmS gene encoding glutamine--fructose-6-phosphate transaminase (isomerizing): MCGIVGYTGSREASGILIDALKRLEYRGYDSAGIAVTGGKIQIAKDKGEISRLEKTLPKLSGKVGIGHTRWATCGKPSQNNAHPFLDCSGRFALVHNGIIENHRELRKQLEADGHVFTSETDTEVLVHLVERFSENGADDGLRKALRYVKGTYAIALIERGSDRIVAARKENPLIIGLGVGENFVASDVTAILNHTNKVIYMMDGELAIVTPNKVELYDETGTGITRKPEFVNWNVEDAERGGFEHFMLKEIFEQPSSIHNSLLGILDNIEEEEFLQNVDFNSIKIIACGSSYYAGMTGKYIIEALSEIPVTLELASEYRYSCGTYEKPLVILVSQSGETADTLAAAREAKKRGCRTVAVTNVVGSTITREVDEVFYTRAGPEIGVAATKSFVTQLVSLYLIGIRIGLLQGKLSYEKLRSLKEELRSMPKHVNMVLDKKSEIEQNAELLVDAQSVFYIGRNINYPIMLEGALKLKEISYIHAEGYAAGELKHGPLALLDRKTPVVASCVRDHTFEKMISNISEVAARDSPVLAIGFTDDRDVMAVVDRFIGIPRVDPLFTPIPITVVLQLLAYYTAKKKGCSIDKPRNLAKSVTVE, translated from the coding sequence ATGTGCGGCATTGTAGGGTATACAGGTTCCAGGGAGGCATCTGGAATTCTGATTGATGCCTTGAAGAGACTTGAGTATCGAGGATACGATTCAGCGGGTATTGCGGTCACCGGGGGTAAAATCCAGATTGCTAAAGACAAAGGCGAAATATCTCGTCTGGAAAAGACGTTGCCGAAGCTCAGTGGCAAGGTAGGTATAGGCCACACAAGATGGGCTACATGCGGCAAACCATCGCAAAACAACGCCCACCCCTTTCTTGATTGCTCAGGCAGATTCGCATTAGTACACAACGGTATAATTGAGAATCACAGAGAGCTGCGCAAACAACTCGAAGCTGATGGACATGTATTCACATCCGAAACAGATACAGAAGTGCTTGTCCACCTCGTCGAACGTTTTTCCGAGAACGGAGCTGACGATGGGTTGCGAAAGGCGCTTAGATACGTCAAGGGTACCTATGCCATTGCGTTAATTGAAAGAGGATCCGATAGAATTGTTGCTGCGCGCAAAGAAAACCCACTAATAATCGGATTGGGCGTGGGGGAGAACTTTGTCGCATCTGATGTCACGGCGATACTCAATCATACAAATAAAGTCATCTACATGATGGATGGAGAACTAGCGATAGTAACGCCCAACAAGGTTGAGTTGTATGACGAAACTGGTACTGGAATCACAAGAAAACCCGAGTTTGTAAATTGGAATGTCGAAGATGCTGAACGAGGCGGATTTGAGCATTTCATGCTCAAGGAGATTTTTGAACAACCATCCTCAATTCACAATTCCCTGCTCGGTATTCTGGACAACATAGAGGAAGAGGAGTTTCTCCAGAATGTCGATTTCAATTCGATAAAGATAATCGCCTGTGGGTCCTCCTATTACGCTGGGATGACGGGAAAATATATCATTGAAGCTCTTTCTGAAATTCCAGTTACATTAGAGTTAGCATCGGAATACAGATATTCCTGTGGAACTTACGAGAAGCCGCTTGTAATCCTCGTCAGCCAAAGCGGTGAGACCGCAGATACGCTCGCAGCAGCGAGGGAAGCTAAGAAAAGAGGATGCCGCACGGTCGCGGTAACGAATGTCGTAGGCAGTACAATCACAAGGGAGGTAGACGAGGTTTTCTATACAAGAGCAGGGCCAGAGATAGGAGTGGCTGCCACAAAGTCGTTTGTTACGCAACTTGTCTCACTATATCTAATTGGAATACGTATTGGGTTACTGCAAGGGAAGCTATCTTACGAGAAGCTTCGATCATTGAAGGAAGAATTGAGATCCATGCCAAAACATGTCAATATGGTTTTGGATAAGAAGAGTGAAATAGAACAAAATGCAGAATTACTCGTTGACGCTCAAAGTGTTTTCTACATCGGAAGGAACATCAACTATCCAATTATGCTAGAGGGCGCCCTGAAATTGAAAGAGATCTCTTACATTCACGCAGAGGGTTATGCAGCAGGTGAATTGAAACATGGTCCGCTCGCCCTTCTCGATAGGAAAACGCCTGTTGTCGCTTCTTGCGTTAGAGATCATACTTTTGAGAAGATGATTTCAAACATCTCCGAAGTAGCAGCAAGGGATAGCCCTGTGCTCGCCATCGGATTTACTGATGATCGCGATGTTATGGCGGTTGTGGATCGATTTATCGGAATACCAAGGGTCGATCCGCTCTTCACGCCAATTCCGATCACAGTTGTGCTACAACTTCTTGCATATTATACAGCGAAGAAAAAAGGATGCTCAATTGATAAGCCTCGGAATCTTGCCAAAAGCGTGACCGTTGAATGA